The Enteractinococcus fodinae genome has a segment encoding these proteins:
- a CDS encoding ATP-dependent helicase has translation MTNAVLDTFSAATKSWFETSFDAPTKAQIGAWETIASGQHALVIAPTGSGKTLAAFLSAIDKLITQPADPKRRTKVLYISPLKALGVDVERNLTAPLVGITQTAQAQGQEVPEIRTGVRSGDTSARDRRRLITDPPEILITTPESLYLMLTSKARETLSGVETVIVDEVHALAGNKRGAHLAVSLERLDALLDEPAQRIGLSATVRPAEEVARFLGGVQPVTAVDGAEQKRWDIAVAVPVTDMTQPDTGASPEENVSMWPHVQAKIMDLAQDYRSMIVFVNSRRSAERLTEALNELWEQRQEDDELPDEDFARTHHGSMSATARSEVEEGLKSGTLRLVVATSSLELGIDMGVVDAVVHLQSAPTVAAGLQRVGRAGHQVGEVSVGWFFPLHRADVVDAAVVTERMLSGQIEALSIPANPLDILAQHTIAAAAMDELVDQQWLDLIRRAAPFTTLSLDVYASVLDLLAGKYVSDEFSQLKPRVVWDREAGTITARPGAQRLAVTSGGTIADRGLFGVYLATDTDAAKRVGELDEEMVYESRVGETIILGATTWQIQDITHDRVLVTPAFGQPGRLPFWRGDQPGRPLELGRATGAFRREALADPKIDERLSAAGLDDNARANLLNYLNEQREATGHLPTDTTIVVERFRDELGDWRVILHSPFGKGIHAPWALAISERVKATYGFDANAMAGDDGIIVRIPATDGEPPTADIFWFEPEDLRDQLRQHVGGSALFAAHFRENAARALLLPRRDPTKRTPLWQQRQRAAQLLAVASKYPQFPIILETVREVLQDVYDVDGLLEILDQVRTRVLRVVEVQTPQASPFAQTLLFGYTAQFMYETDAPLAERRAAALSLDPGLLSQLLGQDMLRELLDDEVIAQVQADLQHTSASRRFTGVEGIADLLRLLGPLTTTELTERLHDNDEPVDENTAHAWVQELVDEKRAIRVRMGSTHYWSAIEDAPRLRDGLGIPLPIGVPAAFAQSVDDPLGDLVSRYARTHGPFTAPQVAQRLGIGPVITHQVLQRLASQQRVTFGAYMSTPPPGDGPVATDEWCDVDVLARIRRRSLAQLRAEVEPVEHAAYARYLLQQHQVAPAPQERGVDGVAIVLDQLTGFAAPAQVWESAILPARVVDYQPAMLDELLATGQFVMAGAADQSVAFHHVDTVDLTLPIRTTDDRTEVHDDIVEALTGTGGWFYSALNAQLDHSGPDILAALWDLFWAGVVTNDTFTAVRATYSKSAARRGQPQRSAPRRAARLRRLNRLAPSTNMARQVDPPTAVGRWSLLPQRTDDNTTALHAQAEYLLDRYGVITRGAVNAEALPGGFSAYYRLLSKMEESGHIRRGYFIDGLGAAQFSTAATVDALRAFDQDPTHPQAVGLAATDPANPYGATLDWPDTEGHRPGRKAGAYVVLVNGALVLYLERGGKTLLQFSDDHLGPAATALAKVLHRAGTEKLAISTVNGDPLINAPLASHLVEAGFYSAPNAIRYRA, from the coding sequence GGTCGGGATCACCCAAACCGCCCAGGCCCAGGGCCAGGAAGTGCCCGAGATTCGCACGGGCGTGCGTTCGGGTGACACCTCCGCGCGGGATCGTCGTCGACTCATTACCGACCCGCCTGAAATTTTGATCACGACCCCCGAGTCGCTGTATCTGATGCTGACCTCCAAGGCACGCGAGACCCTCTCTGGAGTCGAGACCGTCATCGTCGATGAGGTACACGCACTGGCCGGGAATAAACGCGGCGCGCACCTGGCGGTCTCCCTGGAACGCTTAGATGCGCTGCTGGATGAGCCTGCCCAACGCATCGGGTTGTCGGCAACCGTACGACCAGCCGAAGAAGTCGCCCGCTTCCTGGGCGGGGTCCAACCGGTCACCGCGGTCGACGGGGCCGAGCAAAAGCGCTGGGACATTGCCGTGGCGGTCCCGGTGACCGATATGACCCAACCGGATACCGGCGCCTCCCCGGAAGAAAACGTCTCGATGTGGCCGCACGTCCAAGCCAAGATCATGGACCTTGCTCAGGATTACCGGTCCATGATCGTATTCGTGAATTCGCGGCGCTCGGCCGAACGACTCACCGAAGCGCTCAACGAGCTGTGGGAACAGCGCCAAGAAGACGACGAGTTGCCCGACGAGGATTTTGCGCGCACCCACCACGGGTCGATGTCGGCCACCGCGCGCTCCGAGGTCGAAGAAGGCCTGAAATCGGGCACACTGCGGTTGGTCGTGGCGACCTCCTCGTTGGAACTGGGCATCGACATGGGTGTGGTTGATGCGGTCGTGCACCTGCAATCAGCGCCCACGGTTGCCGCCGGACTGCAGCGTGTAGGCCGCGCCGGCCACCAGGTCGGCGAAGTGTCCGTCGGCTGGTTTTTCCCACTGCACCGGGCCGATGTGGTCGATGCGGCCGTGGTGACCGAACGCATGCTGTCCGGCCAAATTGAGGCGCTGTCGATTCCGGCTAACCCGTTGGATATTTTGGCCCAACACACGATCGCAGCCGCTGCGATGGATGAGCTGGTGGACCAACAGTGGTTGGACCTGATCCGCCGTGCGGCACCGTTTACCACCCTGTCGCTGGACGTCTACGCCTCAGTGCTGGACTTGCTGGCCGGTAAATACGTTTCGGATGAATTCTCGCAGCTCAAACCCCGGGTGGTGTGGGATCGCGAAGCCGGGACCATCACGGCCCGGCCCGGGGCCCAGCGCTTGGCCGTCACCTCGGGCGGCACGATTGCTGACCGCGGCCTGTTCGGGGTCTATCTGGCCACCGACACCGACGCGGCCAAACGGGTCGGCGAACTCGACGAAGAGATGGTCTATGAATCCCGCGTGGGCGAAACCATCATCCTGGGGGCGACCACCTGGCAGATCCAAGACATCACTCACGACCGCGTGCTTGTCACCCCGGCCTTCGGCCAACCCGGCCGGTTGCCATTTTGGCGTGGTGACCAACCCGGCCGCCCATTAGAGCTGGGTCGGGCCACCGGGGCGTTTCGTCGCGAAGCGCTCGCGGACCCCAAGATTGACGAACGCCTGTCGGCCGCCGGACTGGATGACAACGCTCGGGCCAACCTGCTGAACTACCTGAACGAGCAACGCGAAGCGACCGGGCATCTACCCACCGACACGACGATTGTGGTCGAACGCTTCCGAGACGAACTCGGCGACTGGCGCGTCATCCTCCACTCCCCGTTTGGCAAGGGCATCCACGCACCCTGGGCGCTGGCCATCTCGGAACGCGTCAAAGCCACCTACGGATTCGACGCCAACGCGATGGCCGGCGACGACGGCATCATCGTGCGCATCCCGGCCACCGACGGGGAACCACCCACCGCCGACATCTTCTGGTTCGAACCCGAAGACCTGCGCGATCAGCTGCGCCAACACGTTGGCGGCTCGGCCCTGTTTGCCGCGCATTTCCGCGAAAACGCCGCCCGCGCGCTGCTGCTCCCCCGGCGCGATCCGACCAAACGCACCCCGCTCTGGCAACAACGCCAACGCGCGGCCCAACTGTTGGCAGTCGCCTCGAAATACCCACAATTTCCGATCATTTTGGAAACCGTGCGCGAGGTCCTCCAAGACGTCTACGACGTCGACGGACTGTTAGAAATCCTGGATCAGGTGCGCACTCGGGTGCTGCGCGTCGTCGAGGTCCAAACCCCGCAGGCCTCGCCCTTTGCTCAGACGCTATTGTTCGGGTATACCGCGCAGTTTATGTACGAAACCGACGCGCCCCTGGCCGAACGCCGGGCCGCGGCCCTATCGCTGGACCCCGGACTGTTATCGCAACTGCTGGGCCAGGACATGCTGCGCGAATTGCTCGACGACGAGGTCATCGCCCAGGTCCAGGCTGACCTGCAGCACACCTCTGCCTCCCGACGGTTCACCGGGGTCGAAGGGATCGCTGACTTATTGCGCCTCCTGGGCCCGTTGACCACGACCGAACTCACCGAGCGGTTACACGACAACGATGAGCCCGTCGACGAAAACACCGCCCACGCCTGGGTCCAAGAGCTCGTCGACGAGAAACGTGCCATCCGGGTGCGCATGGGTTCGACCCACTACTGGTCCGCCATTGAAGACGCCCCCCGGTTGCGCGATGGACTGGGTATTCCGCTGCCCATCGGGGTGCCGGCGGCATTTGCCCAGTCGGTGGATGACCCACTGGGCGACCTGGTGTCGCGCTATGCTCGAACCCACGGCCCATTTACCGCACCCCAGGTCGCGCAACGGCTTGGCATCGGACCCGTCATTACCCACCAGGTGCTCCAGCGCTTAGCCTCCCAACAGCGCGTGACCTTTGGCGCCTACATGTCGACCCCGCCACCCGGCGACGGCCCGGTGGCCACCGATGAGTGGTGCGACGTCGATGTCCTGGCCCGCATCCGGCGCCGTTCCCTGGCCCAGCTGCGCGCCGAAGTCGAACCCGTCGAACACGCCGCCTACGCCCGCTACCTGCTGCAGCAACACCAGGTGGCCCCCGCACCGCAAGAACGCGGCGTCGACGGGGTAGCCATCGTGTTGGATCAGCTCACCGGATTCGCCGCCCCCGCCCAGGTCTGGGAGTCAGCCATCCTGCCGGCGCGCGTAGTGGATTACCAACCGGCGATGCTCGACGAACTCCTAGCCACGGGGCAGTTTGTGATGGCCGGTGCGGCCGACCAGTCGGTGGCCTTCCACCACGTCGACACCGTCGACCTCACCCTGCCCATTCGCACCACCGACGACCGGACCGAGGTCCACGACGACATCGTCGAAGCCCTCACCGGCACGGGCGGCTGGTTCTACTCGGCGCTCAATGCCCAGCTGGACCATAGCGGCCCCGATATTCTGGCCGCGCTGTGGGATCTGTTCTGGGCCGGGGTGGTCACCAACGACACGTTCACCGCGGTGCGCGCGACCTACTCAAAATCCGCTGCCCGTCGCGGCCAACCCCAACGCTCCGCGCCCCGGCGTGCCGCGCGCCTGCGCCGGCTGAATCGGTTGGCGCCGTCAACCAATATGGCGCGCCAGGTCGACCCGCCAACTGCAGTGGGCCGCTGGTCGCTGCTGCCCCAACGCACCGACGACAACACGACCGCGCTGCACGCCCAGGCCGAGTACTTACTGGACCGCTACGGGGTCATCACCCGCGGCGCAGTCAACGCCGAGGCCCTGCCCGGCGGATTCTCGGCCTACTACCGGTTACTGTCGAAAATGGAAGAATCCGGGCACATCCGGCGCGGGTATTTCATCGACGGTCTAGGTGCCGCACAATTTTCCACCGCGGCAACCGTCGACGCGCTGCGTGCCTTCGACCAAGACCCCACCCACCCGCAAGCCGTGGGCCTGGCCGCTACCGATCCCGCGAACCCCTACGGCGCAACCTTGGACTGGCCCGACACCGAAGGACACCGGCCAGGTCGCAAAGCCGGCGCCTACGTGGTGCTGGTCAATGGTGCCCTGGTGCTCTATCTTGAGCGCGGCGGCAAAACGCTCCTGCAATTTAGCGACGACCACCTGGGTCCCGCTGCGACCGCCCTGGCCAAAGTGCTGCACCGCGCCGGAACCGAAAAATTAGCTATCTCCACCGTCAACGGTGACCCGCTCATCAACGCCCCTCTGGCGTCCCACCTGGTCGAAGCCGGGTTCTACTCAGCACCCAATGCGATCCGGTACCGCGCCTAA
- a CDS encoding pseudouridine synthase → MATPPLPVRNGVGPTRLRIPPGTHTTVVEFLHTRFPHLAADSIAERIQAGEIVAQDGSAITHSTPAAAHEFIWYYRTVPDETPIPFDIDVLHIDDDLVVADKPHFLPTTPGGQFVQETALVRLRNQLNIPDLVPLHRLDRATAGVLLFSPNPATRGAYQQLFEHRKVTRHYQAVVQLPSPAERYLDRFPLTFRNRIIKTKGVITAEVDAYPVAHSGRIEAPRTGKRRRSHAPTTGPNAITDIELLGHQVTDDGALAHVALYPRTGRTHQLRIHLAALGHGILHDRFYPVLLDHAPDDYAKPLQLLASGVAFRDPLTGRTREFMSQKTLQHAPG, encoded by the coding sequence ATGGCCACTCCCCCACTTCCCGTGCGCAACGGCGTCGGACCCACCCGGTTGCGCATCCCGCCCGGCACCCACACCACCGTCGTGGAATTTCTGCACACTCGATTCCCGCATCTGGCCGCCGACTCGATCGCCGAGCGCATCCAGGCGGGCGAAATCGTTGCCCAGGACGGCAGTGCCATCACGCATTCCACCCCGGCGGCCGCCCACGAATTCATTTGGTACTACCGCACCGTGCCCGACGAAACCCCCATCCCGTTCGACATTGATGTGCTGCACATTGACGATGACCTCGTCGTGGCCGATAAACCGCACTTTTTGCCCACCACACCCGGTGGCCAATTTGTTCAAGAAACCGCCCTGGTCCGATTGCGCAACCAACTCAACATCCCCGACCTGGTGCCGCTGCACCGGCTGGACCGGGCCACCGCCGGCGTATTGTTATTTTCGCCGAATCCCGCCACGCGTGGCGCCTATCAGCAGCTGTTCGAGCACCGCAAAGTCACCCGCCATTACCAGGCCGTGGTGCAGCTACCGTCCCCGGCTGAACGCTATTTGGACCGCTTCCCACTGACTTTCCGAAACCGCATCATCAAAACCAAAGGGGTCATCACGGCCGAGGTCGATGCCTACCCGGTGGCTCACTCGGGCCGAATCGAGGCACCCCGCACGGGCAAACGCCGTCGGAGTCACGCACCCACGACCGGCCCCAATGCCATCACCGATATTGAACTGCTGGGTCATCAGGTCACCGATGACGGTGCCCTTGCGCATGTGGCTTTATATCCCCGGACCGGACGGACCCATCAGCTGCGTATTCATTTGGCGGCGTTAGGGCACGGGATTTTGCACGACCGCTTCTACCCCGTCTTGTTAGATCATGCACCGGATGACTATGCGAAACCGTTACAGCTCTTGGCCAGCGGTGTGGCATTTCGTGATCCCCTCACGGGACGAACTCGTGAGTTTATGTCCCAAAAAACCCTGCAACACGCGCCCGGATAA
- a CDS encoding HNH endonuclease signature motif containing protein — protein MDTTQILPNIGSPVSSPAFDPSAADEMSVGEAAYAAAFFANVAVKRMADPAAAGEFARFVTASGEDWTGFKPSAAPPAVTEDDAGQAAGAAEPHDAPSGAAEQARSIPVPPENYYDSLPGIAHMLRHQQRATDALLTHFAAHLEPAMSDQAVMLGTPEGVKGYRNTSIYFREVLKLSTAQTKKIHDRVPYVTWAPGMDPSLAAYHPNLVKVAKSYAAGRISGENLDRIISMDKDLTKYVHKTKALPEVKREILLAFEEALVDAAEALTPDELSEAKSRWANKIAHAIDPDGPLVADAIRKQPDNAIRTQNLADGSGKISMHATPAVYATFKNWILHQLNYNGTPVEIPQEVFDLLATDDQEEPEPADAYNDLDDLKSAPDPDATAEDPDGNTRSAQATAEIDPLTTGQRAAAILIGMFQNLLTMDPKDLGAKKAHGASAQLMIVQDIQTAYETLGVGALPEAVRRPPEAAGVLPPSITVPNPDDQPVCLNPDHTRGHSPPSWTQFMSEAVNIGSIRPHDAAPLACDSKLVGQIWNGDHDVLAQYRAHRLFTPTQRRAILARDRGCQAPGCTVPAVYCQIHHITEWLNNGTTNVDNAITLCAHHHGAVHNGKWKIRKHHGATFFQPAPWLDPTQPLLRNLYWAL, from the coding sequence ATGGATACCACTCAAATTTTGCCTAATATCGGGTCTCCGGTGTCGTCGCCGGCGTTTGATCCTTCTGCTGCTGATGAGATGAGTGTGGGAGAAGCGGCGTATGCTGCAGCGTTTTTTGCCAACGTGGCCGTCAAACGGATGGCCGACCCTGCGGCAGCTGGTGAGTTCGCCCGGTTTGTGACGGCCTCTGGGGAGGACTGGACCGGGTTTAAGCCCAGTGCGGCCCCACCTGCGGTGACGGAGGATGACGCTGGACAAGCCGCCGGCGCAGCGGAGCCGCACGACGCGCCGAGTGGAGCTGCGGAACAGGCTCGTTCCATCCCAGTCCCACCGGAAAATTATTATGATTCGCTGCCAGGCATAGCCCACATGTTGCGTCACCAGCAGCGGGCCACCGATGCACTCCTGACGCATTTCGCCGCTCATTTGGAACCGGCGATGAGTGATCAAGCAGTGATGCTGGGTACCCCTGAGGGGGTCAAAGGTTACCGGAACACTTCAATCTACTTCCGCGAAGTGCTAAAGCTTTCCACTGCTCAGACCAAAAAGATTCATGACCGGGTCCCGTATGTCACCTGGGCTCCAGGTATGGACCCGTCCTTGGCGGCTTATCACCCCAACCTGGTGAAGGTCGCGAAATCTTATGCTGCCGGGCGGATCTCCGGCGAAAATCTCGACCGGATTATTAGCATGGACAAAGATCTCACGAAATACGTGCATAAAACCAAGGCCCTCCCAGAGGTCAAACGCGAAATCTTGCTGGCCTTTGAAGAGGCGTTGGTCGATGCCGCCGAAGCTCTCACCCCAGATGAACTCTCTGAAGCCAAGTCTCGGTGGGCCAACAAAATCGCCCACGCGATCGACCCCGACGGGCCGCTGGTGGCCGATGCGATTCGCAAACAACCCGACAACGCCATCCGCACCCAGAACTTAGCCGATGGGTCCGGCAAAATTAGTATGCATGCCACCCCAGCGGTGTATGCGACGTTCAAAAATTGGATCCTCCATCAACTGAACTACAATGGCACCCCGGTGGAGATCCCCCAAGAAGTGTTCGACCTGCTGGCCACCGACGATCAGGAAGAACCTGAACCGGCGGATGCCTACAACGACCTTGATGACCTGAAATCTGCCCCGGACCCGGATGCTACTGCTGAAGACCCCGACGGCAACACAAGGTCAGCTCAAGCAACTGCGGAAATCGACCCGTTGACCACCGGCCAACGTGCCGCAGCCATCCTGATCGGCATGTTTCAAAACCTGCTGACGATGGATCCCAAAGACCTCGGCGCCAAAAAAGCCCACGGCGCGTCAGCGCAGTTGATGATCGTCCAAGACATCCAGACCGCCTACGAAACCCTCGGGGTCGGGGCTCTGCCGGAGGCGGTGCGACGACCACCCGAAGCTGCCGGGGTGCTACCCCCGAGCATCACAGTTCCGAATCCCGACGATCAACCGGTGTGTCTGAATCCCGATCACACCCGAGGCCACAGCCCACCATCCTGGACCCAGTTCATGTCCGAGGCCGTGAACATCGGTTCCATCCGCCCACATGATGCCGCACCCTTAGCTTGTGACAGCAAACTCGTGGGTCAAATCTGGAATGGCGACCACGACGTCTTAGCCCAATACCGGGCCCACCGACTCTTCACCCCGACTCAACGCCGTGCGATCCTGGCCCGGGATCGTGGCTGCCAAGCCCCCGGATGCACCGTCCCGGCCGTGTATTGCCAAATCCACCACATCACCGAATGGCTCAACAACGGCACCACCAACGTCGACAACGCCATCACCCTGTGCGCTCACCATCACGGGGCCGTGCATAACGGGAAATGGAAGATTCGTAAACACCACGGGGCCACGTTCTTCCAACCAGCACCCTGGCTCGACCCCACCCAACCCTTACTGCGAAACCTCTACTGGGCGCTCTAG
- a CDS encoding DUF4916 domain-containing protein produces the protein MTVRTPDPDPGWLSETELATARERLPMVYVEALPVRLDDYGRVVEVGLLYRADESGHFRYSFVSGRVRYMRSIRDTLMTHLEKDLGPLAMPQLPISLTPFTVAEYFPYASSSGLTDDRQHAVALCYVVPVRGDTQPRQDALQVAWVTPDEALSAKIQSEFEGGRGKLVTQAMAWANWGL, from the coding sequence ATGACAGTTCGAACTCCTGACCCGGATCCCGGGTGGCTCTCTGAAACTGAACTGGCAACGGCGCGCGAGCGGTTGCCGATGGTCTACGTTGAAGCACTCCCCGTCCGGCTTGATGATTACGGCCGTGTTGTGGAAGTGGGACTGCTCTATCGGGCGGATGAATCGGGCCACTTCCGGTATTCTTTTGTGTCCGGGCGCGTCCGCTATATGCGGTCCATCCGGGACACACTGATGACCCACCTGGAAAAGGACCTGGGGCCGTTGGCGATGCCGCAACTGCCGATCAGTCTGACACCCTTTACGGTGGCAGAATACTTCCCGTATGCTTCAAGTTCCGGGCTGACCGACGACCGGCAACACGCCGTGGCACTGTGCTACGTGGTCCCGGTCCGTGGCGACACCCAACCCCGTCAGGATGCGCTCCAGGTAGCCTGGGTTACCCCAGACGAAGCCCTGTCTGCCAAGATCCAGTCAGAGTTTGAAGGCGGCCGCGGCAAACTTGTGACCCAAGCGATGGCTTGGGCCAACTGGGGTCTCTAA
- a CDS encoding non-heme iron oxygenase ferredoxin subunit yields the protein MTRIDIGATEDFPLEEGVYIGHDVTGGEPIAVFRTDDGIYALNDRCTHGNYSLSEGWVEDGAVECPKHASAFCLANGKVLNLPATEDAPTHTVEIVDGRVLLTPQFDA from the coding sequence ATGACACGTATTGATATTGGCGCTACAGAAGATTTCCCTCTCGAAGAGGGCGTCTATATTGGCCACGATGTGACCGGTGGCGAACCGATCGCGGTGTTTCGCACCGATGACGGCATCTACGCACTCAATGATCGCTGCACGCACGGCAACTACTCGCTATCAGAAGGCTGGGTTGAAGACGGCGCCGTCGAGTGCCCGAAACACGCCTCGGCGTTCTGTTTGGCCAACGGAAAAGTGCTGAATCTGCCGGCCACCGAGGACGCACCGACCCACACGGTAGAAATCGTGGACGGACGCGTACTGCTCACGCCACAATTCGATGCCTAA
- a CDS encoding NAD(P)/FAD-dependent oxidoreductase: MPNTLIIGGSVAGFSVAAGLREAGYTGKITIIDPHHTALDRPPLSTEYLIDDDVDLALAPPEWFAEHAVTWVQDTAVELGQGFVQTRTQRFEADHIVIATGAVPKTLELDKPVYTLRNLADAKHLRAALRPGTKIAIAGGGLLAPELATSAKALGADVTVFTPQVPAVEVFGELAETLYQTMTEEVVVVPRRLTIDEDLTRFDFVVAAVGIDPAVDVALGSGVTIDDGIVVDEHYRTEVEGIYAIGDVCRIQGQPRQDHWDHGRASAARVVHTIMGTKPEAPTPQWVWSDQFGHDVQAVGRVVPHAHEHLVHRGEHAIFVVDGDQVIGAAAIDDHMVIRAATRMITRGISVDPAQLADTDIPIRRLTR, translated from the coding sequence ATGCCTAACACCCTGATTATTGGCGGTTCGGTTGCCGGGTTCTCGGTCGCCGCTGGCCTGCGCGAGGCCGGCTACACCGGTAAGATCACTATCATCGACCCGCACCACACCGCACTGGACCGGCCGCCGCTGTCCACCGAGTACCTCATTGACGACGATGTCGATCTGGCACTAGCACCGCCCGAATGGTTCGCCGAACATGCGGTGACCTGGGTACAAGATACGGCCGTGGAGCTCGGCCAGGGTTTCGTGCAAACCCGCACGCAGCGCTTCGAGGCGGACCACATTGTGATTGCCACCGGGGCCGTACCGAAAACACTTGAGCTCGATAAACCGGTCTACACGTTGCGCAATCTCGCCGACGCCAAGCATTTGCGCGCGGCTCTGCGTCCCGGGACCAAGATCGCGATTGCCGGGGGTGGGCTCTTAGCTCCAGAACTGGCCACGTCCGCCAAAGCCTTGGGCGCTGACGTCACGGTGTTTACCCCGCAGGTCCCGGCCGTTGAAGTCTTCGGGGAGCTAGCCGAGACCCTGTACCAGACCATGACCGAAGAGGTCGTGGTCGTCCCCCGGCGTTTGACCATCGACGAAGACCTCACCCGTTTCGATTTCGTCGTCGCCGCCGTCGGCATTGACCCGGCCGTTGACGTAGCACTTGGCTCCGGGGTGACCATCGACGATGGGATCGTGGTTGACGAGCACTACCGCACCGAGGTTGAGGGCATTTATGCGATCGGGGATGTATGCCGGATCCAGGGCCAACCCCGACAGGACCATTGGGATCACGGACGCGCCTCAGCAGCCCGCGTCGTCCACACCATCATGGGTACTAAACCGGAGGCGCCAACCCCGCAGTGGGTCTGGTCGGATCAGTTCGGCCACGACGTGCAAGCGGTCGGTCGCGTCGTGCCGCATGCCCACGAACACTTAGTGCACCGCGGGGAGCATGCCATTTTTGTGGTGGACGGGGATCAGGTCATCGGGGCTGCTGCGATCGACGATCACATGGTCATTCGTGCCGCGACCCGTATGATCACCCGGGGTATCAGTGTGGACCCGGCTCAATTAGCCGATACCGATATCCCCATTCGGCGCCTCACGCGCTAA
- the tgt gene encoding tRNA guanosine(34) transglycosylase Tgt, which translates to MAEPSDFSFTLGTRLDGAHGRTGTIHTPHGDIQTPAYIPVGTKATVKAVLPEVVKDLGAQAVLSNAYHLYLQPGPELLDLHGGLGKFMNWDGPTFTDSGGFQVMSLGSGFKKVIDMTGPEAQDKVGSDDAVAPGKERLANVDDDGVWFTSHINGDRHRFTPEISMRIQHQIGADVMMAFDELTTLHNSRGYQVESLERTRKWAQRSLDAHARLTEERSDRPYQALYGVIQGAQYEDLRRKACRDLREMRTDFDGVEAGFDGYGLGGAFEKENLGTIVGWCAEELPEDKPRHLLGISEPDDLFAAIEAGADTFDAVSPTRVGRTGAFYTDYGRINLPRAEFASDLSPLQDGCDCYTCANYSKAYIRHLIKGDEILAGTLMSIHNLRFTVRLVDTIRQSIIDGDFHEFKDQMLGRYYAKATT; encoded by the coding sequence ATGGCAGAACCCAGCGATTTTTCTTTCACCCTTGGCACGCGTCTTGACGGCGCCCACGGCCGCACCGGCACCATTCACACTCCGCACGGTGACATCCAAACTCCGGCATATATTCCGGTCGGCACTAAAGCCACCGTCAAAGCGGTCCTCCCCGAGGTGGTCAAAGATCTCGGCGCCCAAGCGGTCCTGTCCAACGCATACCATCTGTACCTGCAGCCGGGGCCCGAGCTGCTGGATCTACACGGCGGGCTGGGCAAATTCATGAACTGGGACGGCCCCACCTTCACCGACTCGGGCGGTTTCCAGGTCATGTCGCTGGGCTCGGGGTTCAAAAAAGTCATCGATATGACCGGACCCGAAGCCCAGGACAAAGTCGGGTCCGATGACGCTGTCGCACCCGGCAAGGAACGATTAGCCAACGTCGACGACGACGGCGTCTGGTTCACTTCCCACATCAACGGTGACCGTCACCGGTTCACCCCGGAAATTTCGATGCGGATCCAGCACCAGATCGGCGCCGATGTGATGATGGCATTCGACGAGCTGACCACGCTGCATAACTCCCGTGGCTACCAGGTCGAGTCATTGGAACGCACCCGCAAGTGGGCCCAGCGCAGTCTCGACGCGCACGCGCGGCTCACCGAAGAGCGCTCCGACCGCCCGTATCAAGCACTCTACGGCGTCATTCAGGGCGCCCAATATGAAGACTTACGACGTAAAGCCTGCCGCGACCTACGCGAGATGCGCACTGACTTTGACGGTGTCGAAGCAGGCTTTGACGGGTATGGACTCGGTGGGGCGTTCGAGAAAGAAAACCTCGGCACCATCGTGGGCTGGTGTGCCGAGGAACTCCCCGAAGACAAACCGCGTCACCTGCTGGGCATCTCGGAACCGGATGACCTCTTTGCCGCGATCGAAGCCGGCGCCGATACGTTCGATGCAGTCTCCCCCACCCGTGTCGGTCGCACCGGTGCGTTCTATACCGACTACGGACGCATTAACCTGCCGCGCGCCGAATTCGCTTCCGATCTGTCACCGCTGCAAGACGGCTGCGATTGCTACACGTGTGCGAACTATTCGAAGGCCTACATCCGGCACCTCATCAAGGGTGACGAAATCCTCGCCGGGACGCTGATGTCGATTCACAACCTGCGCTTCACCGTCCGACTGGTCGATACCATCCGCCAATCGATCATCGACGGGGACTTCCACGAGTTCAAAGATCAGATGCTGGGACGGTATTACGCGAAAGCGACGACCTGA